From Vanrija pseudolonga chromosome 1, complete sequence, a single genomic window includes:
- the WSS1 gene encoding DNA-dependent metalloprotease WSS1 — protein MSLIGRFEHLPNRPRSDEARPLLEKIASQVKPIMTKRDWKVGTLAEFLPSNPALLGNNMNAGQRINLRLRPPGNESTFYEYDQLVLVMLHELTHIVHGPHDTSFYKLLAELEEEYYALKRKGYEGEGFHSSGNKLNGVRVNEYEGRRRGLAAAEKRLQRQVMSGKGGVLGGSSTTGKSMREVVAEAAERRVRDDKSCHTHGDHEVEEEVRRAQAESVGIDASDLDTIAGDSGDSDKDIIDLTASDEEVTRKRPPSPTQPAGPSKVPASRVPKAPGNGVGAAKPPATTSAPKPAAPKPAAPPAEWSCNVCTLINPMSRAACDACAAPRPVKPVTKDGWYCEVCGAGPRELGFWSCLECGVVRTFG, from the exons ATGTCGCTGATCGGTCGGTTCGAGCACCTGCCCAACAGGCCACGGTCAGACGAGGCCAG GCCACTTCTCGAGAAGATTGCGAGCCAGGTGAAACCTATTATGACGAAGCGCGACTGGAAGGTCGGGACGCTGGCTGAG TTTCTTCCCTCCAACCCCGCACTGCTCGGCAACAATATGAACGCGGGGCAGCGGATCAACCTGCGCCTCCGGCCACCGGGGAACGAGTCGACATTTTACGAATACGACcagctggtgctggtgaTGTTGCATGAG CTCACACACATCGTCCACGGGCCACACGACACGTCGTTCTacaagctcctcgccgagctcgaggaagagTACTACGCCCTCAAGCGCAAGGGCTACGAGGGGGAGGGCTTCCATTCCTCGGGAAACAAGCTCAATGGTGTCCGGGTGAACGAGTACGaaggccggcgtcgcgggcttGCGGCCGCCGAGAAGCGCCTGCAGCGGCAGGTGATGagtggcaagggcggcgtgctgggtgGCTCCAGCACGACCGGCAAGTCGATGCGCGAagtggtggccgag GCTGCGGAGCGCCGTGTACGAGACGACAAGAGCTGCCACACGCACGGGGAccacgaggtcgaggaagaAGTGCGCAGAGCACAGGCCGAGAGTGTCGGTATCGATGCGagcgacctcgacaccaTCGCGGGAgacagcggcgacagcgacaaggACATTATCGACCTCACGGCGTCAGACGAGGAGGTGACGCGCAAGCGCCCACCGAGCCCAACGCAGCCTGCCGGGCCGTCCAAGGTGCCTGCGTCGCGTGTGCCAAAGGCACCAGGtaacggcgtcggcgccgccaagccaCCCGCCACAACGTCCGCGCCGAAGCCAGCCGCACCCAAGCCCGCCGCACCCCCCGCAGAGTGGTCGTGCAACGTGTGCACCCTCATCAACCCCATGTCCCGTGCCGCGTGCGacgcgtgcgccgcgccgcgtcccgTCAAGCCGGTCACCAAGGACGGGTGGTACTGCGAGGTGTgcggcgccgggccgcgcgagctcgggtTCTGGAGCTGCCTCGAgtgcggcgtcgtgcgcacGTTTGGCTAA